One genomic region from Piliocolobus tephrosceles isolate RC106 unplaced genomic scaffold, ASM277652v3 unscaffolded_9552, whole genome shotgun sequence encodes:
- the MEX3D gene encoding RNA-binding protein MEX3D has product MSVIGSRKKSVNMTECVPVPSSEHVAEIVGRQGCKIKALRAKTNTYIKTPVRGEEPVFIVTGRKEDVEMAKREILSAAEHFSIIRATRSKAGGLPGAAQGPPNLPGQTTIQVRVPYRVVGLVVGPKGATIKRIQQRTHTYIVTPGRDKEPVFAVTGMPENVDRAREEIEAHITLRTGAFTDAGPDSDFHANGTDVCLDLLGAAASLWAKTPNPGRRPPTTTAGLRGDTALGAPSAPEAFYAGGRGGPSVPDPGPASPYSVSGNGGFAFGAEGPGAPVGTAAPDDCDFGFDFLALDLTVPAAATIWAPFERAAPLPAFSGCSTVNGAPGPPAAGARRSSGAGTPRHSPTLPEPGGLRLELPLSRRGAPDPVSALSWRPPQGPVSFPGGAAFSTATSLPSSAAATACAPLDSGASENSRKPPSASSAPAQALARECVVCAEGEVMAALVPCGHNLFCMDCAVRICGKSEPECPACRTPATQAIHIFS; this is encoded by the coding sequence GCTGCAAAATCAAGGCCCTGCGGGCCAAGACAAACACCTACATCAAGACCCCGGTGCGGGGCGAGGAGCCGGTCTTCATCGTGACGGGCCGGAAGGAGGACGTGGAGATGGCCAAGCGTGAGATCCTGTCGGCGGCCGAGCACTTCTCCATCATCCGCGCCACTCGCAGCAAGGCCGGGGGTCTGCCCGGCGCCGCCCAGGGTCCGCCCAACCTCCCCGGACAGACCACCATCCAGGTGCGCGTGCCCTACCGGGTGGTGGGGCTGGTGGTGGGGCCTAAGGGCGCCACCATCAAGCGCATCCAGCAGCGGACGCACACCTACATCGTGACGCCCGGGCGTGACAAGGAGCCGGTGTTCGCGGTCACCGGGATGCCCGAGAACGTGGACCGCGCGCGCGAGGAGATCGAGGCGCACATCACACTGCGTACCGGCGCCTTCACCGATGCGGGCCCCGACAGTGACTTCCACGCCAACGGCACCGACGTCTGCCTGGACCTGCTCGGGGCAGCCGCCAGCCTCTGGGCCAAGACCCCAAACCCAGGACGACGGCCCCCCACGACCACGGCCGGCCTCCGCGGGGACACGGCCCTGGGCGCCCCCAGCGCCCCCGAGGCCTTCTACGCGGGCGGCCGTGGCGGCCCCTCTGTGCCGGACCCAGGCCCCGCCAGCCCCTACAGCGTCTCCGGCAACGGGGGCTTCGCTTTCGGTGCGGAGGGTCCTGGTGCCCCGGTGGGGACGGCCGCCCCCGACGACTGCGACTTCGGCTTCGACTTCCTGGCGCTGGACCTGACTGTGCCTGCCGCGGCCACCATCTGGGCGCCCTTCGAACGCGCCGCCCCCCTGCCCGCCTTCAGCGGCTGCTCCACGGTCAACGGAGCCCCGGGACCACCCGCCGCCGGCGCCCGGCGCAGCAGTGGGGCCGGGACCCCCCGCCACTCGCCCACGCTGCCCGAGCCCGGCGGCCTCCGTCTGGAGCTCCCGCTGTCCCGCCGCGGCGCCCCGGACCCGGTGAGCGCGCTGTCCTGGCGACCCCCGCAGGGCCCCGTATCCTTCCCGGGCGGCGCCGCCTTCTCCACGGCCACCTCGCTGCCCAGCAGCGCCGCGGCCACCGCCTGCGCCCCCCTGGACTCCGGCGCCTCCGAGAACAGCCGCAAGCCCCCCTCGGCGTCCTCGGCCCCCGCCCAGGCCCTGGCCCGGGAGTGCGTGGTGTGCGCCGAGGGCGAGGTGATGGCCGCGCTGGTCCCCTGCGGCCACAACCTCTTTTGCATGGACTGCGCCGTCCGCATCTGCGGGAAAAGCGAGCCCGAGTGTCCCGCCTGCCGCACGCCGGCCACCCAGGCCATTCATATCTTTTCCTAG